The Procambarus clarkii isolate CNS0578487 chromosome 37, FALCON_Pclarkii_2.0, whole genome shotgun sequence nucleotide sequence AAGAAAAATCACATCAATCCTTCATATGCAACATGAAAAATCACATCAATCCTTCATATGCACATGAAAAATCACATCAATCCTTCATATGCAACATGAAAAATCACATAAATCCTAGTATTTAAGATATTCTATTATCCGAAATAAGCAAATAGTATAAGCATTATATATAGCTCATTTTTATCACTTAACCAAtaagatatttatatattaaaaataattaaaaatccaACATTGGCATgttaagggaagggaattatcatggggaaagcgccaagccattactactatatagcacttggaagggggtcaggataaggatttgggatgggacggggggaaggaattgtgcccaatcacttggctgTTTTGGGTTTGAACGGCGACCTGCGTGAagtgagaccgttgctctaccgtccagctcaagtggttgttaAGTGACTATAAATAATATATTCCACGTAGCCTGTCACTGAACCTTGGAAGTTTTTTCaagttgttgttgtgttagattcagctcctcggaacaaaagttccaagtagcacaggctatggtgagcccgtagtagacttgagCATTATTTTTTCAAGACAGCCAATGTATTCTCTATCTTGAACAAAATAATCTATTTAAAATTCCCCAATCATTCTGATATGTACATTTTGCTGTTCAGTAATACGGGGTCCTCAAATGTAATTACAAATCCAACACAATTTTATAAGAATCCATTATACAGAGCCCATTATAACGATACAGTAAACACAAGTGTTTTAATAAACATCAGCTGATAAGATTTACTGGCAAACGTTCTCAATGGCTTTCCTCTAGTGCAAAGTGGGACAAGTTTGTTTTAATGTAACAGCTAAAGTTAGGATATTGGCCCACATTTAAAGTGAGTCAGGTGGCAAGCGTCAATTATTGATATTATCCAGTCAAGTTTGGCAAAGCTCGAATCAATGGAAGCATTTACGGGGCGTGGAAGTAACTACAGcaactctccctccacccctcacctTATGATCGGGAGACGTCATCACCGCAAACATcaaagatcctttattatatgtactagctctgtctataaatctttcaatttttgtataacctatggtatgtatgtactttacctgaataaacatttattatttattgttattattattttatgtaaTGTGTTGATTTTTTGCTTGTCTCTGATTTTgggctggtcggtagagcgacggtctcgcttcatgcaggtcggcgttcaatccgcgaccgtccacaagtggttttgagcaccattccttcccaaccCGTCCATTCCGTTCCTttccaaatcattatcctgatcccttccaagtgctatatagtcgtaataacttGGCGCTTTCATCTGAGAGTTCCTTCCCTTGCCTGTGAGTGACAGGATATTTACAGTAAGAACAAGACGCTATACATGTAAAACATCAGATTGTTTACCTTCAGCCATCGCAGTTATTTATAAGCCAGTTAAGGGCGTCTTGTGGTAGCTAAATCAGTTTTGCTTTATGTGTCTGTGATCAATCGTGTGATATGTTGAAGGAACAGCATGAAAGACTGTGACATCTAGGGTCCtgctagtacagtcgggttcgttctagaCGCACAATAACAAAATTCCggcttcgaatcccgggcgggacagaaatgattgggcgcatttcctttcacctaatgcagctgttcatctagcagtaagtaggtactcaaggagttagtcagcttgttgtgggggggttgcatcctgggggggcggggtcagtaattcgaccttgttgGGGGGGTACCTCGATAAAcgtctaacgtgtatgaatacactctggcttcctgtcccgagacacaatgaattatacaaTTATTATATGACACCTCACACGTCCATACGACATTAGCTAACGTGTCTTTTTCAGTTAATGTTTGTAcaacctggaaacccactttacATGTGTTATAAGGTGTTCTTGTTATATCCTAAGCCAAGACGGGTCTCCATCCATTATTATTGCTGTATTAAAACTTACCTAACTAAACCCAACCTTAAAAAGAACGAACTTAGTATATTACCCTACTATAACTTAACTCAGCATTCACTAACCCAACATAACATAGCTTAATCCAGCCTAACataccataacctaacctaaaataacTTATCCATGTACAGCCTTATAGAGAAGAACCAAAAACCCAATATATTTACAGTTTTAATAATTAGAAAACTGGTTAAGTCTCAGATTTCTGTGGACGATTTGATAGTGGCTCAAAGGTTACCTTTTGGAAGGCACTGTACATGTGGTCACCTTGTTTCTTATACGTTCTTGTGAGCTTAATAACCATGGACTACAGTGAAAGGAAAACAACAACTCCTTAATAGAATCAGAGTAGACTACCGTAGTATCGTGTACCGTGAGGACCTTTCCTAACTCGTGTGAAGTCAAAGAGAACTCTGATGTCGTCATTTGATCTGGTTGTTGGGGTTAGCAGGTGGAACTGTGACGTCTTggatataaattatttatttattactatATAATGTCAATGACCAGGTGTTTGTAATATATATACTTAGCTTCATATATGTAAATTTagcttataatatatatttagctATTTCAAATAACACTAAACAGGATTGATTTTTCTCCATCTCTGAATAGTGGCCTCGATAAGGACCGGATGACGCAATGGAGAGGAAATATGATACAGTCTACCCTTGCTATGCTGTCAGAAAACATTTTCTTTGTTGAATATGTTCGGCAAGGTTAGGAATGACTTAGATGTTTAGACAATAGGTTTAGGGTTTAGGGgaatagaaatagcctaaactactttatccctttgagatgtatttctttcttgtctcaatacacGTACTTGAACTTAACCTTTAGGGTTTATAACACCCGTCGAATATCTCAGAATTATTAAGGCATACGTTTCTCAGCCAATTCAATTATACAAAGTttgttttagtttagttaatttattatgcaccccatacccatccttttaggtggtagtggaaatggttacagaggcacgtaatgggctcaggaactgaaccccaaaattcatttagctaagcaagttgcagtcttgatgagctagttacaaaattcaatgcacattgtcacatcaacaatgagcTCTAGACCGACTACAAGTAAAGCTTCCAAATTAAGCAACTGGCATGTGTGGAGAGCtaatgtcacaattgatatgtttgcccTGCATCCCCCATGGTTCTATGAATGGTATATACGCCGCTTTGGCTCTCAGGTATTGGATGGCACACCATTGGGTGTGGCCAGTAACTGGATGGGTAATCGTGCGTGGTTTTAATCTTTGGTTAAGGTATAATccatcctcaggccaggctcgttaaagcaggtTCTCATTTGGGCATTTTAGGCTTTTGTTGGTGAAGACGGGCTGTTGGTTAACCTCGATTGGTCACTAGATTcctagttggcttcgttctcggcTCACAATCGGAcatctcgggttcgattccctggtGGGACAGAAAATGTCAAGCAAGTCTCCAGTTTATATCTGTTCACCtattagtaaataggtacccgggtgttaTACGCAGACTTCCTGTCTCCGACAAAACGAGTTATTAAAATTAATCCGGATTACTCGTAATTCTTTTGGTTTACCCAGACAAATGTATCATTTTCTTTTAATTATGTATGTTCCATTTTCTGTTCAACCTTCTTGGATAACTCATATAATATTCTATCACCTCGTGTCTGTAATAGAAGCCTGTTCGGTAAATTGAGTTCCCATTATTCCAGTGGCTGATCTTCCCTTGAAAACGATCCTATTTTCTTCTAGGTGAACAGCAATGTTAGGTgtaagaaaacgtgctcagatatCTCGCCTTATCCAGCATTCCAACCTATATCCAATTAGTTGTAAGTAGATTAATAACCACTTCACTaatgcttattttttttttttttttttttttgagatatatacaagagttgttacattcttgtacagccactagtacgcgtagcgtttcgggcaagttcttaatcctatggtccctggaatacgatcccctgccgcgaagaatcgttttttcatccaagtacacattttactgttgcgttaaacagaggctacagttaaggaattgcgcccagtaaatcctccccggccatcaGTGGTAAATaaatgacaaggagctggggtatgacggAGGGAACAAACGCTGCCCAACCACctggaccatcagggatcgaaTGCCGACCTGCAAGTGAAGTCGCCGGTGAACCGACAAGTCAAAGTTTTAGTTAGGAGTAACTGCGAATTTGGAAGGAGAAAAAGTTTCCTGTCTCTTCAATATAATGGTTAGCCATTGTCAGCGACAGGAAGCCTGTATGGGGTAGCAAGGTCCTCCTTACCCACTACTGACCATTCCCACAATTGCAACCACAACCGTTGTGGGTTGCATTGCAAATTCACAACATAAAGAAATAAATGGCGAATTAAAAAATggccactcatggatgtcaatcaacaaactcacactaaacatagaaaagacctactacattttatttggaagcaaatcaacaaatgcaaatcagcttcagatagacaatgtcaacatcaacaataaaaatgatgggaagttccttggcctatacacagacaagagactcaacttcagcacccacgtacaacacataaccaagacAGTCTCAAAAACTGTTGGTATACTTTCTaacatcagatattatgttccaaactctgctctcctctcattttaTTACGCACTAAtcaatccctatcttacatacggtgcGTTGGGTTCAACcattgcaaactacctcaagctcatcatcacccagcaaaaatctgccatcacaacaataacaaactctgttttcagagaacacacaacccccccccccctgattaaatccctaaacatgctagacataaactcactccacacattctcttgtgccatttacaggtacaaaaccttgttcctaaatgcaaatCCTAATCTGAAACTCatccttgatagatgtaatagaacccataatcaccacaccagaaataaatttctctttgatatccccagagtcaaactaaatgtttgtaaacactctatgtaaataaagggacctggtctatggagctcactccctaacgaattgaaaagctgtccaacctacGCCTTACTcataagtaaaaccaaaaagtacctaatttcatcctcatagtttcctacctagtgccttaaactcgcactgtatcttgtgctacccactcctcCCCaacatatgtacctaagccatataagttcaccattgtaatcactgctatcatcttatatcatggatGCTATATTGAAGGCAATTTACTACAATATactagaaataatcctcaaattatgctacaatgtgacTGTTGATAATCATCATATTTTACTGTAATGTATCTACTAATCTTTAAATGTTTTTACAATGTATCTGTTAACATTTTtctattttgctagaaattacctactaaaAATTATCTGTAAGATTAAGGTTTGTTCGAAACGCTATgtttgctagtggctttacaagaatgtaaaaacatcaatgctatgcacTCTTataaatccaatgtaccttcttgtaaataaattaattaataaataaataaataaataaataaataaatagataagtTTCTTAACTCCTTGGTACCTATTtccagctaggtgaacagagacatcaggtgaaaggaaacgtgcccaaccatttctatcccATCTGGTTGTATGGTAAATGCAAGATCTTTTGAGATCTTAACATCTCAAGAAGTCTTAAGCCTCTACCCTGTTTAACATATTAATGAATCGAATTGCATCTAAGAGATATTTCTATAGGAACATGCAATGTGCTTTGGGAGGCACAACATGTGATCAGGATTTAGCAATATACAATATATTCCTTAAtgttttatttgaaaatgtcataaatatataaaattataaatatatattgttatatatatgaaGTACTCTCAACAACTACACTTCCTTCTATTTATATGTCTATATACATATATCACAACCAagtgtgagtgagtgggtgaagaACATTTATAAAATGTTCTTTCATCCGTTTATAAAATGTTCTTTGAGTACTTAGCTAATAAGTTTTGTTATTCAAACAAATGAGGCCATTTGGATTGAACAAACTTACAGTATGATATGATGAATAAAGATAATTATGATACAATGATTTAAGTCCTTAAGCTAGATGAGGAAGCATTGAATATACAACATGAGTGAGTCTTGACTAAGCAAGATGAAGAAGTTCGGCTGATGAGTAATGGCATGAATTATGGCTGGTATCCTGAGATATATGAAGACACGTCGACATGATCTAGACCGTGATTGGTCACGTCACGTCATGAAATGACAAAGTTCCTGACACGGAGGAACTTCCTGGCCTGGCGGGGGCCAATTGTTGTACTCCACGACAGGATAAAACTGCATTTTATCCTCAAATTATCTACCTTAAGTAGCCAGATAGACGATGTATTTGTTACTATAGTTTTCCTCCATATGTTAATGTGAGTGGACGTCGCTGTGGAGATACAGTAATGCCTCACACGCTCGTGTTGTACTGGGTAACGGTGCCGTTGTGACCGTTGTGGAGTGACGCCATGGAAACGGTAGAGTCCACCGGGTGGATAGGGTTGTCGATGCCTTCCAGAGCTGGCTTGTTAACGTCCGTGAACTGGCGATACTCCTGGCGAAGGATGGGGTCCTTGGGACACCACTCGGCAGTCGGCCTGAAGGTGGCGAGGACGGCTTCCCAGAGCGAGGCAGAGCTGTTGCGGCGGCGAAAGACCTCCACGAAGAAGAAGATGGGTACCATCAAGCACGCCAGGACGGCCAGGCAAATGCCGAAGGCTGGAGTAGAAAACATTCGGTTAAAACATTGTTTTAATCTAAAACAAATTATATGCAAATATGGTAACATAAGTATATTGAAactgaagtagtagtagtagtagtagtctatTAACCACCCATACGAGGCTATTCCTATCCACCTAAACTCATCTCCAAGATAATGTCTGTTTGAGGTTGGGGGTCAGACgctaggggctagcctcaccaaactttCCATGGCGATTTGTGATTCTATGGCGAGTGTTATAGGCTAGTTGGGGTCGACCCACATGTAGTTTTTTTTTAATAGGATTGGCATCTATTGCGACAACTAACGAGTCCTATGAAGTCGGAAATGTCAATAATGTTGATTCAACATTACTCGAGTATGTTTTGCCCCTTAGGagtaagtgggagagagagagagagggagagagagagagagagagagagagagagagagagagagagagagagagagagagagagagagagagagagagagagagagagagagagagagagagagagagagagagagagagagagagagagagagagagagagagagagagagagagagagagagagaaggagggagacaaGCGGACAGAGACCCGGGCCTTGCTGGATACTCCCCTCTAATTCATATAAATCTCTAATCTACGCTCGAAACAATGTAAAAATAGTATTACCTAATCAATGGCAAACTATAAAGCAGTGGTCTCACCTATAATATCGGGAGTGAAGACGTAGGTGCCGGTTTTGAGCGGCTCTGCGATGATCTGGCTGTAGATGAAGATgacagagaggaggacggggaTGAGGAAGGCCCAGCAGAACTTCCAGTAGACGCCAGTCTTCTTGCCCAACATGAACTCGATGTCGCGACAGAAGTTGTTGACGCCGTACACCCAGTGGACGGCCGCGATCTCAAACACCACCAAGATGAAGATGATGAAACCCTGCAAAACCAAGATATACCACCACTGTAAACTTTCCGGAAGCTTGGTTTGGTTTACGTCGTTTTGCCTTTTCTTAAATATGAGCCAAACGGGGAAATAGTTCCCATTCAATTAAATATTTTCTGATGAGATTAAAGATACAAATGAATAACAAATGCTAGTTATTTATCAAATTTTGAATATTAAACTGGCTCTGTTGGCTTAAAAGTCAGCTGATAAAAATGTAAACAAGATGAGGTAATTATGGGGAGAAAGCTGGTATGAGTATTTAgttcttggaagggatatgaggacaggatagcagctgggatatgagaacaggatagcagctgggatataaggacaggatAGCAGCTAGTATTGGGGAACAGAATGACGGAtctgtacccaaccacttggaccaatggggataatcgaacgccgacctgcaagaagccagGCCCCGTCGCTATACCGACCAatccaagtgaatgtaaacaaatAAAGTCAATATACTTACGCCTCCATAGTAGTTGATGAGCTCCAAGACGTATTGTCCCTGAGGAGTGACGTAGAAGAGACCGAGGAGGAAGCCAGCGATACACACCACCAACGTCACGATCCACTTCTTGAAGCGCGGGAACTCATCacagatgatggtgatgatgcagCCGGTGAGGGCGGAGGCGCTGCCCACGCCCAGAGTGAAGAGCATGAGGAAGAACAGCACGGAGAACAGCTGAGGCACGTACTGGAACCTGGACAGCACGTCGGGGTAGCTGACGAAGGCCAGGGAGGTGCCGCCGCCCTTCACGACCTGATCCACGCTGACGCCGAGCAGTTTGGCCAGGTGGCCCAGGATGGCGAAGGTGGTGAAGCCGGCCAGGAGGGATGTGAGCGTGTCGGTGACGGAGATGATGGCAGCGTCGCGGTAGACGTTGTGACGGAAGGAGTTGTATGACGAGAACATTGTGATGGAGCCGAAGCCAACGGAGAGACTGAAGAATGACTGGTCCACAGCTGCGTACCACACctgttcaacacacacacacacacgccatttTACACATCTTCCACGATAATTGTGACATTTTCTGCATATTTATCATATCAACTATTAtcctaagtatatatatacacataaatatacacacaatGAGTGCATTTATTAACGCATAAGAAGCAAAATTAGATACAAAAACACTCATTATTACAGGAATTCTTGACCCCCCAAAAAGCAGGATATAGGTTGAAAGAATGCCTTACCCCAGGCTCCAGGAGCTTGCCCCATCGAGGCGAGATGAAGAACAGTACACCGTCCAGGGCCCCCTCCAGCGTGGCTCCACGGATCAGCATGATAAAGAGGACCACGTAGGGGAAGAGGGCGGTGAAGTAGGCGGCCTTACCGGCGCTCTGGACGCCCTTGGCCAGCACCACGAACAGCACTATCCAGGAGAAGAGGAGGCACAGTGTGAGCTTCCACTCGGGGGCGTCCAGACCGTTGGCCAGGCCGTTAGGATCCTTCTGCAGCACCTCATTCCTGTTGATGTCAAACAAAATTAATTGAAAAAAGATTTCTACAATGTGAAAAGAAAAAAAACTAAATTTCTTCAAGATTCGCGTATTTGTTATTCGTTTATTTCGTCAGATTCGCGCATAGTTAAATAAGCATtatcttgaaaaaaaaattattttttcttcaaaATTCGCGTATTATACATTGTTAAATAAGCATCAtcttgaaaaaaatatatttttccttCCAAGATTCGCGTATTATACATTGTTAAACAAGCATCAAATAATTTGGATCTAATGGTCTGTTACTGTTTGCACATCATAACCCTCTATATGGTATTAATACTCACGAGAAATATTCCTCAGCCGCGGAGGTGAGATTGGTAACATTGATGCCTAACGAGGTAGCCAGCTCCGTGCCATTACGAAAAGCGTCAAGGCAGGTTTGGGGAGCGTTCTCGCTACACACAGACCAGGGCAGCTCGCTGGTGAAGGAGGCGAAGAAGTAGTAGACGGTGAGGCCCATGAGGGAGACGTAGTAGGTCACCACTGCCCACGTCGCTATGGCTTGGCCGTAACCCACACCTTGCGAGAGACGCAGAAGATTCACGTGTTAACTCATGAAGCGTGTGGACTTATATCAAGAGTTCTGGCAAACATGTTTGACCTATATACAACTTACACGGCTGAAAGACTCACCTCGGAAAGCTGGGGACACCTCCCACACCTTGACGGAGCCGGCGGAGGCGAACTGCCCCATGCACAGTTCCATATAGTAGAGAGGCTTGCCGATGAACATAAGCACAAGAATGTATGGAATGAGGAAAGCTCCACCTCCGTTTTCCAGCGCCACGAATGGAAATCTCCACACATTGCCGAGCCCCACAGACATGGCGATGCACGACAGGAGAAACTCGACCGGGCTGGACCATTGTTCACGGCCTTGTTCACCAGCCTGCTGAACAATGTTAGGTTCGCTGTTAATACGTTGttttataaccatatttgaaacaTATACATCTCACTGAATTATTCAAAATAACATCAGTAACCAAATAGAAATATATAACCAAAAATATACTCAATTTTACCATATAATCAATATGCATGTTAGCGGCTTTCCGTAAATGTAATTTCGATATTAATATTGCTATATACATCTATCAGTTGATATATACATCTATCAATTGCTATTAAATTCAGATTTAGAAAGAATATGGGGAAATATTGGTTTGTTATGGTGGTAAACTAGTGGAATAGGTTGCCGGATAAAATCTTACAAGCAAATAAAATAGAAAGCTTTAAAAATAAGGGATGTATCTATAACACAGGAAACTGCACAAGTCCCACTGGATTATTCCCCTGAACACCCGACCACATTGGTATTCGTCAATGTTGTCGACTCACAATCAGagctcccgggttcgatcccaaggcgtgacggaaatggttgggcacgttcccTTTCACTTAATACTTCTATATTCAgttaggaatatatatatatatatatatatatatatatatatatatatatatatatatatatatatatatatatatatatatatatatatatatatatataatgcggtcatattcaatgaaacatgtttcattgaatatgaccgcatattctgtatttattattttctggtttagggcttctatccctctaactattttcttagccttAACtatttccaattaagccctgatgctaagaaaatagttagagggatagaagccctaaaccagaaaataataaatacagaatatgcggtcatattcaatgaaa carries:
- the LOC123765709 gene encoding sodium-dependent nutrient amino acid transporter 1 isoform X2, translating into MKSQLQNVVSKAIFWKGEGNINAAFDGGDDVRQKEPTVEVTVEQAGEQGREQWSSPVEFLLSCIAMSVGLGNVWRFPFVALENGGGAFLIPYILVLMFIGKPLYYMELCMGQFASAGSVKVWEVSPAFRGVGYGQAIATWAVVTYYVSLMGLTVYYFFASFTSELPWSVCSENAPQTCLDAFRNGTELATSLGINVTNLTSAAEEYFSNEVLQKDPNGLANGLDAPEWKLTLCLLFSWIVLFVVLAKGVQSAGKAAYFTALFPYVVLFIMLIRGATLEGALDGVLFFISPRWGKLLEPGVWYAAVDQSFFSLSVGFGSITMFSSYNSFRHNVYRDAAIISVTDTLTSLLAGFTTFAILGHLAKLLGVSVDQVVKGGGTSLAFVSYPDVLSRFQYVPQLFSVLFFLMLFTLGVGSASALTGCIITIICDEFPRFKKWIVTLVVCIAGFLLGLFYVTPQGQYVLELINYYGGGFIIFILVVFEIAAVHWVYGVNNFCRDIEFMLGKKTGVYWKFCWAFLIPVLLSVIFIYSQIIAEPLKTGTYVFTPDIIAFGICLAVLACLMVPIFFFVEVFRRRNSSASLWEAVLATFRPTAEWCPKDPILRQEYRQFTDVNKPALEGIDNPIHPVDSTVSMASLHNGHNGTVTQYNTSV
- the LOC123765709 gene encoding sodium-dependent nutrient amino acid transporter 1 isoform X1, producing the protein MKSQLQNVVSKAIFWKGEGNINAAFDGGDDVRQKEPTVEVTVEQQAGEQGREQWSSPVEFLLSCIAMSVGLGNVWRFPFVALENGGGAFLIPYILVLMFIGKPLYYMELCMGQFASAGSVKVWEVSPAFRGVGYGQAIATWAVVTYYVSLMGLTVYYFFASFTSELPWSVCSENAPQTCLDAFRNGTELATSLGINVTNLTSAAEEYFSNEVLQKDPNGLANGLDAPEWKLTLCLLFSWIVLFVVLAKGVQSAGKAAYFTALFPYVVLFIMLIRGATLEGALDGVLFFISPRWGKLLEPGVWYAAVDQSFFSLSVGFGSITMFSSYNSFRHNVYRDAAIISVTDTLTSLLAGFTTFAILGHLAKLLGVSVDQVVKGGGTSLAFVSYPDVLSRFQYVPQLFSVLFFLMLFTLGVGSASALTGCIITIICDEFPRFKKWIVTLVVCIAGFLLGLFYVTPQGQYVLELINYYGGGFIIFILVVFEIAAVHWVYGVNNFCRDIEFMLGKKTGVYWKFCWAFLIPVLLSVIFIYSQIIAEPLKTGTYVFTPDIIAFGICLAVLACLMVPIFFFVEVFRRRNSSASLWEAVLATFRPTAEWCPKDPILRQEYRQFTDVNKPALEGIDNPIHPVDSTVSMASLHNGHNGTVTQYNTSV